tgtcaagtcagcagtcttccccatgattctGCAGCCTACAGAACTAAACTGAGAGACCTTAaaagcctttgcaggtgttttgagttaattagatgattggagtgtggcaccaggtgtcttcaatattgaaccttttcacaatattctaattttctgagatagtACTGGATTTGGATTTTTCCttaattgtcagttataatcatcaaaattaaaagaaataaacatttgaaatatatcagtctatgtgtaatgaattaatataatatacaagtttcactttctgaatggaattagtgagataaataaacttttagatgatattctaattatgacCAGTACCTGTATTGTCCGAAGCCCGTGATCTTTTTTGAAGATTCACTCATTTTATTACATCAAACgatatagtttttaattatttaacttttttagtcttctgatacaattataaaatgttgttttcgACCTTAAAACTGTATTAAACAGAATTCTAACCGTAACGCATTGTTTGCTTTTTCAGCTTCTCAGGCGTTTTTAAAACGCCTGGTCacgttaaaataattgtttaaaataggCTATAAGTCAAATGAGACTCATTTCCATTTTTCTTTGGGTTTTTAAAACCTGCATTTATAGCTGATAATAGGTGGAACTGTCAATCGGTAACAAACCTTTATAAATCAGACAAAGCTAGTGACAATAACGTGATAAGAAGGTGTTTACTAAAAGCTATTGAcgctttaaatgtttaaaagataatatttttattttagtgctgCATGTTTGTATAATATAAGATACCAATCAAGTTAAACTATGAAACTTTTTTAAAACCAGTCATGTGAGATTTGGATGCAGCTCAGTGGCTCCACGAGCCTCCTAGCGgaacttcatttttttattttattagaaacgGCGATTATCCTGAACAGTAAAGAAACAATGCTAGCTCTCACCCTCTGGATGTCTGTGACAGCAGCCTGAGCTCGCCTTTCATCCCTGCAGGCGAGAATCACACGAGCTCCTCTTTTTGCCAGATCCAGCGCGGTGGCTTTACCGATTCCCGTGTTTGCTCCTGCAGTTAAACCAACTCAAATGTCAATCGCATCTACTCAATGGCATAACACGATTGCCTGTGTGGACGAGATGTCCGTTTCGCGTTTGGAGTGCTTACGAGAAGCGTAAAATGCGCAAAAACGTTTTAACATTATCAATAATGATCAAATTGGGACATGCCATGCGTGGCTGAAGAGAGTATCAAATACGCTGAATTGAAACTGAGCACATACCAGTCACGATCACTGTCCTCCCGTACAGCTTTGCTGTGCTCTTACATTTTGGCTGTTGCAACACCGTCACCCACATCAGCAGGTAAAACCCGACGAGTCCTCCGCAAATGAGCAGAACGATAAACATGCTCAAACGATCAGAGCAAAAAACTGCTATGTTTATTTATGAAAGAGCAATTTCCTCCAGACTGGGAACAGGAAGACTTGCTGGAGCCAAACACGCCCTCGATGCCCTCCTCAGATTACAAAACCAAAAACAACCCTCAAAGCTATTAT
This genomic window from Carassius auratus strain Wakin unplaced genomic scaffold, ASM336829v1 scaf_tig00008982, whole genome shotgun sequence contains:
- the LOC113072357 gene encoding dehydrogenase/reductase SDR family member 13-like, with protein sequence MFIVLLICGGLVGFYLLMWVTVLQQPKCKSTAKLYGRTVIVTGANTGIGKATALDLAKRGARVILACRDERRAQAAVTDIQRESGNKEVLYMHLDLASLKSVRSFAENFLKKESRLDILINNADFLFGGKTEDGFGRIFGVNHTR